Proteins from a genomic interval of Rhodospirillaceae bacterium:
- a CDS encoding ATP-binding cassette domain-containing protein, translated as MKLDIQNLRLDPAIPPLAPVFCTRPAIIHAVGVNVSLFFQAIMGLIAPSQGSITWNNTLLSQDRQIHQSIWQRSRLGIRYLPSPRQIFRGLSVEQSLKLAILPKIDSHLDALQEIYAQLPILAANRQRQVWQLSGGQQQILAIACCLIGHAQLLLLEDPLAGLSIPLQQQVWQLLLSHVQQKQALVILSSMQALYPQDSSDFPTISFQQWSLTDPLQLG; from the coding sequence ATGAAGTTAGATATCCAGAATCTGCGTTTAGATCCAGCCATTCCCCCCTTGGCCCCAGTTTTTTGCACCCGCCCCGCTATTATCCATGCAGTTGGTGTCAACGTCTCTTTGTTTTTCCAAGCCATCATGGGGTTGATTGCCCCTTCTCAAGGCTCGATTACTTGGAACAATACGCTTTTATCCCAAGATCGCCAAATCCATCAAAGCATTTGGCAAAGATCACGTCTGGGTATCCGCTATTTGCCAAGCCCCAGGCAAATATTCCGCGGATTGTCGGTTGAACAATCTCTGAAATTGGCGATCCTCCCCAAAATTGATAGCCATCTCGACGCCCTTCAGGAAATTTATGCGCAATTACCCATCTTGGCTGCCAATAGGCAACGCCAGGTTTGGCAACTATCCGGCGGCCAACAGCAAATTTTGGCAATCGCCTGCTGTTTGATTGGCCATGCACAACTGCTTTTGCTGGAGGATCCCCTGGCAGGATTAAGTATCCCCTTGCAGCAGCAAGTATGGCAATTGCTGCTTTCCCACGTTCAACAGAAACAGGCTTTGGTCATTTTGTCATCGATGCAAGCCCTTTATCCACAAGACTCATCCGACTTCCCCACCATCTCTTTTCAACAATGGTCATTAACGGATCCCTTACAATTGGGGTAA
- a CDS encoding orotate phosphoribosyltransferase — MQPSSLILDINQTTARLLLEIEAVYLRPQQPFILTSGRASPVYVDCRKVIAFPRARRKITEMAVQLIAEKIGLESLDVIAGGETAGIPYAAWIADALSLPMAYIRKQPKGFGRQSQIEGVIRPGNRCLLVEDLATDGRSKVNFIEALKAVEANIQHTFVVFHYGIFPESRSVLANLHVQLHELATWWDILAVAEKDGRLVGEDSKIVRAFLENPEGWKAPNSSKTLPK; from the coding sequence ATGCAACCTAGTAGCTTGATCCTTGATATCAACCAAACAACCGCCCGCTTATTGTTGGAGATTGAGGCGGTGTATTTACGCCCGCAACAACCTTTTATTTTAACATCTGGACGCGCGAGCCCAGTTTACGTAGATTGCCGCAAAGTCATTGCTTTCCCAAGAGCACGGCGCAAGATTACCGAAATGGCCGTGCAGCTGATTGCAGAAAAAATAGGGCTTGAGAGCCTGGATGTCATCGCGGGCGGTGAAACGGCAGGCATCCCTTACGCCGCCTGGATTGCCGATGCTTTATCCTTACCGATGGCTTATATCCGCAAGCAACCGAAAGGTTTCGGTCGCCAATCACAGATTGAAGGAGTCATAAGGCCGGGCAACCGTTGTCTGCTGGTTGAGGATTTAGCAACCGATGGTAGAAGCAAGGTTAACTTCATCGAAGCCCTCAAAGCAGTTGAAGCCAACATTCAACATACTTTCGTCGTGTTCCATTACGGCATATTTCCTGAAAGCCGTTCTGTACTGGCCAATTTGCATGTCCAGCTGCATGAACTAGCAACCTGGTGGGATATTTTGGCCGTGGCTGAAAAAGACGGGCGCCTGGTTGGGGAAGACAGCAAGATTGTCCGGGCATTTTTAGAAAACCCGGAAGGTTGGAAGGCACCGAACAGCAGCAAAACCCTGCCTAAATAA
- a CDS encoding branched-chain amino acid ABC transporter permease translates to MGIAQTLILHFLSLGCIYTLAGIAFVFLLNSTRSINFAYGEMLVAAGLVAALLGSTENFPWPLLVISITVFVTLALVGLAAVFYFPLRNRPPEAIFLSSIGIGMVIQNLLVTGLGAAPRRLYIDSFVQSWSMGGFILPLHFIMLFLTTFLIIGALYYFLSYSRLGLGVQAVTQNPDLAMIFGIRPLHTAIASFIIAGLLTAIAAIFLSQNSFLAPEQGNDLLLKAYMLTIIGGWGRVYGLWLGAFLLAFLETILAFWLSYPLTPIVIYASLIILLVCRPGGVLQEKQGQRM, encoded by the coding sequence ATGGGAATAGCCCAAACGTTGATCCTTCATTTCCTCAGCCTTGGCTGTATTTATACATTGGCAGGAATTGCTTTTGTGTTTTTGTTAAACAGCACCCGCAGCATCAATTTTGCTTATGGCGAAATGTTGGTAGCGGCAGGCCTGGTGGCTGCTTTGCTCGGATCAACCGAAAATTTTCCTTGGCCGCTGCTCGTGATATCGATTACAGTTTTTGTGACCCTAGCTTTGGTAGGATTAGCCGCTGTTTTTTATTTTCCCCTCAGAAACCGTCCCCCAGAGGCGATTTTCCTCAGCAGCATCGGGATCGGCATGGTGATCCAGAACCTCTTGGTGACAGGGCTTGGTGCTGCCCCCAGACGTTTATATATTGATAGTTTTGTCCAATCTTGGTCAATGGGCGGGTTTATCTTGCCCCTGCATTTTATTATGCTGTTCCTGACCACCTTCCTGATTATTGGTGCGCTTTATTATTTTTTATCCTACAGCCGTTTGGGCTTGGGTGTCCAAGCCGTTACCCAAAACCCAGACCTGGCCATGATATTTGGCATCCGTCCGTTACACACCGCTATTGCCAGTTTTATAATTGCAGGGTTGCTAACCGCTATTGCCGCTATATTCCTCAGCCAAAACTCTTTCTTGGCACCTGAGCAAGGCAACGATTTGCTATTAAAAGCCTATATGCTGACGATCATCGGCGGTTGGGGCCGTGTATACGGATTATGGCTGGGTGCTTTTTTATTGGCTTTCCTTGAAACAATCTTAGCTTTTTGGCTTTCCTATCCTTTAACGCCCATTGTTATTTATGCTTCCCTCATTATCCTCCTGGTCTGCCGTCCGGGCGGAGTATTGCAGGAAAAGCAAGGACAGCGGATGTAA
- a CDS encoding membrane integrity-associated transporter subunit PqiC: MTKIKKYVSFFSIALILGSFLTACSILKKPEPEKQYFLTVLAPQSSSLSPNLPIMVVDRPTANAPFNTNRILVTQPFQEIVPLPGISWSEAIPQMLQQLLVEHLQAGKLVVPLSRENGGLRAAYVLQTEIRDFQVADWQGKPTVTLTLQANDIDLESRKLVFSRVFKQQIPITNNDIATVIEGFQRAITWILKDISTTIGQSKVTNAR; encoded by the coding sequence ATGACAAAAATAAAAAAATATGTGAGTTTTTTCAGCATAGCCCTGATTTTAGGTAGCTTCTTAACGGCTTGTTCTATTTTAAAAAAACCGGAACCAGAAAAACAATATTTTTTGACAGTGTTGGCACCGCAATCAAGCAGTTTATCTCCTAACCTGCCGATCATGGTGGTTGACCGGCCGACGGCCAATGCCCCGTTCAACACCAATAGGATTTTAGTTACTCAACCGTTTCAGGAAATCGTGCCGTTGCCCGGTATCAGCTGGTCAGAAGCTATCCCTCAAATGTTACAACAATTATTGGTTGAACATCTCCAAGCCGGTAAATTGGTTGTGCCTTTAAGCCGGGAAAATGGCGGATTACGGGCAGCTTATGTTTTGCAAACGGAAATCAGGGATTTCCAGGTGGCTGATTGGCAGGGAAAGCCGACCGTTACGCTTACTCTTCAAGCCAATGACATAGATTTAGAAAGCCGCAAGCTGGTTTTTAGCCGTGTTTTCAAACAACAAATTCCTATTACCAACAACGATATAGCAACAGTTATTGAGGGGTTTCAACGGGCCATTACCTGGATATTAAAGGATATATCGACAACCATTGGGCAAAGCAAGGTAACAAACGCTCGCTAA
- a CDS encoding polyprenyl synthetase family protein: MGSSSIIQSSIQGPNALEKLQHLLKPELALINQLIIEQLQNRVALIPQLAGHIIGAGGKRLRPMLTLACSHLCGYQGQRHLSLAACVEFIHTATLLHDDVVDDSKLRRGRSTANSLWGNQASVLVGDFLFSRSFQLMVKDGSLDVLRILSSAAATIAEGEVLQLLNIHDLGTTKASYLEVIQSKTAALFAAACEIGGVIAGKEEAETKALQNYGLNLGILFQLIDDVLDYSPDRSEHLGKITGDDFREGKLTMPVILALQKASPAENKFWQRTMAGNRQKTEDLQKAIQLLHQHQCLANTLILAKDYATKARNALSIFKESAWKTILNDLIGYCLARPGMEG; encoded by the coding sequence ATGGGCAGTTCTTCCATCATTCAATCTTCGATTCAAGGGCCCAATGCGTTAGAAAAATTGCAACATCTCCTTAAACCCGAATTGGCCTTGATCAATCAATTGATCATTGAACAATTGCAAAACCGGGTTGCTTTAATCCCCCAATTGGCTGGGCACATTATTGGCGCCGGGGGCAAAAGGTTACGCCCCATGTTGACCTTAGCCTGCAGCCATCTTTGTGGTTATCAAGGACAACGCCATTTGTCGCTTGCTGCTTGTGTTGAATTTATCCATACCGCAACTTTGCTTCATGATGACGTGGTGGATGACAGCAAATTGCGTCGTGGCCGATCAACTGCCAACAGCCTATGGGGTAACCAAGCAAGCGTTTTGGTTGGGGATTTCCTATTCAGCCGGTCTTTCCAATTAATGGTCAAAGACGGCAGTCTGGACGTGCTGCGCATCCTTTCTTCGGCTGCCGCAACGATTGCGGAGGGCGAAGTTTTACAACTGCTCAATATTCATGACTTAGGCACAACCAAAGCTTCGTACCTGGAGGTTATCCAATCCAAAACCGCTGCCCTGTTTGCTGCCGCCTGTGAAATCGGCGGGGTTATCGCTGGTAAAGAGGAGGCCGAAACCAAAGCCTTACAAAATTATGGGCTAAATTTAGGGATTTTGTTCCAATTGATTGATGATGTGTTGGATTATTCTCCCGACCGCTCGGAGCATTTAGGGAAAATCACCGGGGATGATTTCCGGGAGGGGAAACTAACGATGCCCGTAATCTTGGCCCTTCAAAAAGCTAGCCCAGCGGAGAATAAATTTTGGCAGCGGACGATGGCAGGCAATCGGCAAAAAACAGAAGACTTGCAGAAAGCAATCCAGTTGTTACATCAGCATCAATGTTTAGCTAATACCCTTATTTTGGCTAAGGATTACGCCACAAAAGCCCGAAATGCCTTAAGCATATTCAAGGAATCTGCTTGGAAAACCATTCTCAATGATTTAATTGGATATTGTTTGGCACGCCCCGGGATGGAAGGATAA
- a CDS encoding Tat pathway signal protein has product MNKKLRYEQVASDQRQLKNFLPPQELDLYFIARCGTLAASSHNTQPWFFQIQQNAIKIIPDYTRRCPIVDPDDSHLYKSLGCAAENMVYAASASGYATEIIFNGRENAASLTFKKSSNLSVDDSLFDAIFERQSTHSHFEARFISNIDMEWLVKHSQGLRVQAVFLQDKQKITMIADLVAQGDMIQLKDYGFRQELIKWIRYNPLMALKTGDRLSTLSMQKPSLPAWLAKLLLPFVLSGKSQAKTDRDLILQSPMVGAIFVDEENPQNWFEAGRLYERIALAGTARKIRNSPINQPIEVRLLRPLLQTAVAHGKGTPTMLFRMGYAGLMPYSLRRPWMSVIK; this is encoded by the coding sequence GTGAATAAAAAGTTACGTTATGAGCAAGTGGCAAGCGACCAAAGGCAACTGAAAAATTTTCTGCCACCTCAAGAACTCGATTTATATTTTATTGCTAGGTGTGGGACGCTAGCAGCTTCCAGCCACAACACCCAGCCGTGGTTTTTCCAAATTCAACAGAATGCCATTAAAATTATCCCCGATTATACGCGCCGGTGCCCAATTGTTGATCCTGATGACAGCCATCTTTATAAAAGCCTTGGTTGTGCTGCGGAAAATATGGTATATGCGGCCTCGGCATCTGGGTATGCTACAGAAATTATTTTTAATGGTCGTGAAAACGCGGCATCGCTGACATTTAAAAAATCTTCGAACTTATCTGTCGATGACAGTCTTTTTGACGCAATTTTTGAGCGTCAATCAACCCACAGTCATTTTGAAGCACGCTTCATTTCCAATATTGACATGGAATGGCTTGTGAAGCATTCGCAGGGTTTAAGGGTACAAGCAGTTTTTTTGCAAGATAAGCAGAAAATAACAATGATTGCCGATCTTGTGGCCCAAGGGGATATGATCCAATTAAAGGATTATGGTTTTCGCCAGGAATTAATCAAATGGATCAGATATAACCCATTGATGGCGCTTAAAACAGGTGATAGGTTATCAACCCTATCTATGCAAAAACCATCATTGCCGGCATGGCTTGCAAAATTACTGCTGCCGTTTGTTCTTTCTGGAAAATCTCAAGCTAAGACTGATCGAGATCTTATTTTACAATCACCGATGGTGGGGGCAATTTTTGTGGATGAAGAAAATCCCCAAAATTGGTTTGAGGCAGGCCGTTTATATGAGCGTATTGCGCTGGCGGGTACGGCAAGAAAAATTCGCAATTCCCCCATTAACCAACCTATTGAAGTGCGCTTACTACGACCACTGTTACAAACAGCGGTTGCTCACGGCAAGGGCACACCGACCATGTTGTTTCGAATGGGATATGCGGGGCTTATGCCTTATAGCTTGCGCAGGCCATGGATGAGTGTGATCAAATAA
- a CDS encoding S49 family peptidase: MAKILFWQSQPAEIPLLVLSGVIGRMGRFQQGLSYLGLHHLIEKAFCNPKIPAVALLVNSPGGSPAQSALIARAIRQRAEKHKIPVLTFIEDVAASGGYWLACAGDEIYAEASSLIGSIGVISAGFGFTELIAKIGVERRVYTAGERKMMLDSFSPVKAEDEERIKSLQQSIHEEFKTYVQERRGAKIPADKAGVFNGDIWTGKQALEKGLIDGIGSLEEVLQQKFGKKAKFVRMEAKRGLIQRLVSGNTAKTNLGHGFIEAVEEQWWWNRLGL; the protein is encoded by the coding sequence ATGGCAAAAATTCTTTTTTGGCAATCGCAACCAGCGGAAATTCCCCTGTTGGTATTATCCGGTGTAATTGGCAGAATGGGACGTTTCCAGCAAGGGTTATCCTATTTGGGATTGCACCATTTAATTGAAAAAGCATTTTGTAACCCGAAAATACCGGCGGTGGCGTTGCTGGTGAATTCCCCCGGCGGGTCACCCGCACAATCAGCGCTGATTGCCCGCGCCATTCGCCAAAGGGCAGAGAAGCATAAAATCCCTGTACTGACTTTTATCGAGGATGTGGCGGCATCCGGTGGTTATTGGCTGGCCTGTGCCGGGGATGAGATTTATGCCGAGGCCTCTTCTTTAATCGGTTCCATTGGGGTGATCAGCGCGGGTTTTGGTTTTACGGAATTGATTGCTAAAATCGGCGTCGAGCGCCGCGTTTATACAGCGGGCGAGCGGAAAATGATGCTTGATTCCTTCTCACCAGTTAAAGCGGAAGATGAAGAAAGAATTAAATCCTTGCAACAAAGTATCCATGAAGAATTCAAAACCTATGTCCAAGAGCGACGCGGCGCAAAAATCCCAGCGGATAAGGCTGGTGTTTTTAACGGTGATATCTGGACGGGCAAACAAGCCCTGGAAAAGGGGCTGATCGATGGCATTGGCTCATTAGAGGAAGTGCTGCAACAAAAATTTGGCAAGAAAGCCAAATTTGTCCGCATGGAAGCCAAGAGGGGACTGATCCAACGTTTGGTATCCGGGAATACGGCTAAAACCAATTTAGGCCATGGGTTCATTGAGGCGGTTGAGGAACAATGGTGGTGGAACAGGTTGGGCCTATAG
- a CDS encoding methyltransferase, translating to MMPKTKPSKNIFPDVRENTLLGGRVRLLQPKTGYRTAIDGVLLAAAVDNKVDDVVIDVGAGVGTASLCLQACRPAAKIIGLELHQGLVDLANQNACLNGWHPFVHSIQGDLKTPPAYFQGLLVDHVMMNPPYYRSNELGKKTENLLRGQALYEGDSQLIDWLGFAWRHVKSKGVITLIHVAHRLPEILAFFQEKTCAIKVFPLWPDQQKSANRVLVQIMKGAKTPFSLYPGLVLHTEDGSYTLQAEGVLRHSQKIDWL from the coding sequence ATGATGCCTAAAACCAAACCTTCAAAGAATATTTTCCCCGACGTTCGTGAAAATACATTGTTAGGAGGCCGGGTGCGTTTGTTGCAGCCGAAAACCGGCTACCGTACTGCCATCGACGGGGTGTTGCTGGCGGCTGCGGTTGATAATAAAGTGGATGATGTAGTCATCGATGTTGGGGCAGGGGTTGGTACGGCTTCTTTATGTCTGCAGGCCTGCAGGCCTGCAGCCAAAATCATCGGTTTGGAACTACATCAAGGTTTGGTTGATTTGGCCAATCAAAATGCCTGCTTAAACGGCTGGCACCCGTTTGTCCATTCCATCCAGGGGGATTTGAAAACGCCCCCTGCCTATTTCCAGGGGTTGTTGGTTGATCATGTGATGATGAACCCCCCTTATTACCGTTCTAACGAATTGGGAAAAAAAACCGAAAATCTGTTACGCGGTCAAGCATTGTATGAAGGTGATAGCCAGCTAATCGATTGGCTAGGGTTTGCTTGGCGGCATGTCAAAAGCAAGGGGGTCATTACCCTGATCCATGTGGCGCATAGACTACCTGAAATTTTGGCTTTCTTTCAGGAAAAAACCTGCGCAATAAAGGTTTTTCCCTTATGGCCTGATCAACAAAAATCTGCGAACCGGGTTTTGGTACAAATCATGAAAGGGGCGAAAACGCCCTTTAGCCTTTATCCTGGCTTGGTCTTGCATACAGAAGATGGTTCCTACACCCTCCAAGCCGAAGGGGTTTTAAGGCACAGCCAAAAAATTGATTGGTTATAA
- a CDS encoding MCE family protein: protein MSGFTLALLVGFLWLASGQGNKDNAYYDILFSEDVTGLQVGGVVRYRGVEVGRVDSVQLDPQQIDKVRVTIKILATTRLYEDATASLESQGITGIPYVLLQGGSADKKLLQVVSVKPYPPINPKPGKLQEVLQVLTDVSLVVDDLRVISKQFREVVPTIINQENAALLSNMVADLQTSVANLKEISNGLRQATEGDYIVNALQSLQKTLQSFEQTSANLNNLLTNITEPVQTFLSPTLRQINSLVTEAKDFMVLMKRFAEKLERDPSQLILGPR from the coding sequence GTGAGTGGTTTTACACTGGCTTTGCTGGTGGGTTTTTTATGGCTGGCCAGCGGGCAGGGTAATAAAGATAATGCCTATTACGATATTCTGTTTTCAGAAGATGTGACGGGCTTACAAGTGGGTGGGGTCGTTCGTTACCGGGGGGTTGAAGTGGGAAGAGTGGATAGCGTCCAACTGGATCCCCAACAAATTGACAAGGTGCGGGTGACAATTAAAATTTTGGCTACCACCCGACTTTATGAAGATGCCACGGCATCCCTTGAAAGCCAAGGAATAACAGGCATTCCCTATGTCCTGCTGCAAGGGGGCTCAGCCGATAAAAAATTGTTGCAGGTGGTTAGCGTCAAGCCATATCCCCCAATTAACCCCAAACCTGGGAAATTGCAGGAAGTGTTGCAAGTATTGACCGATGTCAGTTTGGTGGTGGATGACTTGCGGGTTATTTCCAAGCAATTTCGTGAAGTGGTGCCAACCATTATTAACCAGGAAAATGCTGCGCTGTTAAGCAATATGGTCGCTGATTTGCAGACATCAGTTGCCAATTTAAAGGAAATATCGAATGGTCTGCGTCAAGCAACTGAAGGCGATTATATCGTCAATGCCCTGCAATCCCTACAAAAAACCTTGCAGTCCTTTGAACAAACCAGTGCGAATTTAAATAATTTATTGACCAATATAACTGAACCGGTACAGACTTTTCTTTCGCCCACCCTCCGGCAAATCAATTCGCTGGTGACCGAGGCAAAAGATTTTATGGTTTTGATGAAAAGGTTTGCAGAAAAATTAGAGCGTGATCCATCACAACTGATTTTGGGGCCACGCTAA
- a CDS encoding ATP-binding cassette domain-containing protein — MVKNNHTVVIDVEGLCTGFGGRLIHDHLDLQVYLGEIIGIVGGSGSGKSVLLRTLIGLQPAKSGTIKILGQPLSVLLQSRDRLPWGVMFQNGALFSSLNLLENVETPLREHSNLPKSMIHEIAQLKLLMVGLNPEDLLKFPSEISGGMRKRAALARALALDPPILFLDEPTAGLDPISASLFDRLIVDLQKSLGLTVFMVTHDLDTLQTVCDRIGVLVDQKIKTGTLNEMLHDPHPWIKSYFHGDRARILQNGR; from the coding sequence TTGGTAAAAAATAATCACACTGTTGTCATTGATGTCGAAGGGCTTTGCACGGGTTTTGGGGGCCGTTTGATCCATGACCATCTGGATTTACAGGTATATCTTGGGGAAATTATAGGGATCGTCGGGGGATCTGGGTCGGGTAAATCGGTATTGTTGCGTACGTTAATTGGGCTGCAACCGGCAAAGTCGGGCACTATAAAGATTTTAGGTCAGCCACTTTCTGTATTGCTTCAAAGCCGGGATCGGTTGCCTTGGGGGGTTATGTTCCAAAACGGCGCATTATTTAGTTCCTTAAATTTATTGGAAAATGTTGAAACCCCCTTACGGGAACATTCAAATCTCCCCAAATCTATGATCCACGAGATTGCTCAATTGAAGTTATTGATGGTGGGATTAAACCCAGAGGATCTTTTGAAATTCCCTTCTGAAATTTCTGGGGGGATGCGGAAGCGGGCAGCGTTAGCCAGGGCATTGGCTTTAGATCCGCCCATCCTGTTTCTTGATGAACCGACGGCAGGTTTGGACCCGATCAGTGCCTCCTTATTTGACCGATTGATTGTTGATCTGCAAAAAAGCTTAGGACTGACAGTTTTTATGGTCACACATGATTTAGACACGTTGCAGACAGTTTGTGATCGGATCGGGGTGTTAGTTGATCAAAAAATAAAAACCGGTACATTAAACGAAATGCTGCATGATCCCCATCCCTGGATCAAAAGTTATTTTCATGGCGATAGGGCAAGAATTTTGCAGAACGGAAGGTAA
- a CDS encoding branched-chain amino acid ABC transporter ATP-binding protein/permease, which translates to MQVNSKKSTRLYQLIGGGLISLYLIFSAVMVGWGDYLFLILIIAGCQSLLAISFQLTYGMAGMLSLAQVGFFGLGSYLSAFISLYLSTDLVLHFLLISLVVVPLSYLLILLFSSFSSHSFALATLAFSELLYLLAIHLQSWTGGANGLYNLPSLTLLEWTIDDGLPLLVLVWLLVSIALMVAMGLKSGLKGFLWQWLEKDRMGSENLGVPYHSLRVIAFTTAAVLAAVGGLLQSQSVKVISPQLLQLPGMIFCLVCVVLGGKKSSVGSVIGVLVLSFANEWLRDFEEYHLGFYGLLLVLCILLLPNGLVADRKAKAAIPTPETPPLLLAASAPQPTTSFPSLSLQNVGKRFGGVHVLEHLSFTLQGGHILGIIGANGSGKTTLINILSGAEHQYQGNIRWNGKNLAALPLLHRIKTGIVRNFQSTQRLSGINVLEYIALAYRIAEPTSLRWPSVLNPWYNRNRDSRDLSKALTFLEKWGLSPWQTMPVTDLNSSQARLLEILRTAIFKPRLLLLDEPMGNLAEPEQLVLQLYLKEQQRQDCIIIIADHHIPWLFGLADQILWLGEPSPSRLQQAPLPSPLELQRNELFQQFFAISPIGSASP; encoded by the coding sequence ATGCAGGTTAATTCCAAAAAATCCACCAGGCTTTATCAGTTGATCGGCGGCGGCCTCATCAGCTTATATTTGATTTTTTCTGCGGTGATGGTCGGCTGGGGAGATTATCTTTTTTTAATCCTGATAATCGCCGGTTGCCAATCCCTATTGGCCATCAGTTTTCAGCTTACCTACGGCATGGCTGGCATGCTTTCTTTAGCGCAGGTTGGTTTTTTCGGCCTCGGCTCCTACCTTTCCGCTTTCATCAGCCTGTATCTTTCCACAGATTTAGTCTTGCATTTTTTATTGATCAGCCTGGTTGTTGTGCCGCTGTCTTACCTGCTGATCTTGCTATTTTCTTCTTTTTCATCCCACAGCTTTGCCTTGGCAACCCTGGCTTTTAGCGAATTGCTGTACCTTTTAGCTATTCACCTGCAATCCTGGACAGGTGGCGCCAATGGCCTATACAACTTACCTTCCCTGACCTTGCTGGAGTGGACGATTGATGATGGGTTGCCCTTGCTGGTTTTAGTATGGCTACTGGTCAGCATAGCCCTAATGGTGGCAATGGGGTTAAAAAGCGGCTTGAAAGGTTTTCTTTGGCAATGGTTGGAAAAAGACCGGATGGGGTCAGAGAATTTGGGTGTCCCCTATCATTCCTTACGGGTGATTGCTTTCACAACGGCTGCTGTTCTTGCAGCTGTCGGCGGCCTTTTGCAAAGCCAAAGCGTGAAAGTGATATCGCCCCAATTATTGCAGTTGCCGGGAATGATATTTTGCTTGGTTTGTGTGGTACTGGGCGGCAAAAAAAGTAGTGTTGGCAGCGTTATCGGGGTACTGGTTTTGTCTTTTGCCAATGAGTGGTTGCGCGATTTTGAAGAGTATCATCTTGGTTTTTATGGGTTGTTATTAGTACTTTGTATTCTACTGTTGCCGAATGGATTGGTGGCAGATAGGAAAGCCAAAGCTGCCATCCCTACACCTGAAACCCCTCCTTTGCTCCTTGCCGCTTCAGCCCCACAACCAACCACCAGCTTTCCTTCTTTATCCTTACAGAATGTGGGTAAAAGATTCGGAGGGGTGCATGTCCTGGAACATTTGTCTTTTACCCTTCAGGGTGGACATATATTGGGGATTATTGGCGCCAATGGATCAGGCAAAACCACCCTTATTAATATTTTGAGCGGAGCAGAACATCAATACCAAGGCAACATTCGCTGGAACGGCAAAAATTTAGCCGCCTTGCCTTTGCTCCACAGGATAAAAACGGGGATTGTCCGTAATTTCCAATCCACCCAACGACTCTCAGGCATCAATGTACTTGAATATATTGCTTTGGCCTACCGGATAGCCGAGCCCACCAGCTTGCGGTGGCCCTCGGTCTTGAATCCTTGGTATAACAGGAACCGGGACAGTCGTGATCTTTCAAAAGCCTTAACCTTTCTTGAGAAATGGGGCCTTAGCCCCTGGCAAACTATGCCTGTTACCGATCTTAATTCCAGCCAAGCCCGTCTGCTTGAAATCTTACGCACGGCCATTTTTAAGCCGCGGTTGCTATTGCTGGATGAACCCATGGGGAATCTTGCGGAACCAGAACAATTGGTATTGCAGCTTTATCTTAAAGAACAGCAACGGCAAGATTGTATCATTATCATTGCCGATCACCATATCCCCTGGTTGTTTGGCTTAGCCGATCAAATTCTATGGTTGGGTGAACCAAGCCCGTCCCGCTTGCAGCAAGCGCCACTCCCCAGCCCACTGGAATTGCAACGAAATGAGCTGTTCCAGCAGTTTTTTGCTATCTCCCCGATTGGTAGCGCATCCCCATGA